CGCTGTCGGTGGCGCACGGCGAGGTGGTGGCGCTGATTGGCCCTTCGGGCTCGGGCAAGAGCACCTTCCTGCGCTGCCTGAACCAGCTCGAAACCATCGATGCGGGCGAGATCCGCATCGCCGGTGAACTGCTTGTCGGCACCGACGCGCAGGGCCAGTGCCGCTATGCGCCCGAGGCCGAGGCACGCCGCCTGTGCCGCAAGAGCGGCATGGTGTTCCAGCATTTCAACCTGTTCCCGCACCTCACCGTGCTGGAAAACCTGATCGAGGCACCCATGGTGGTGGCGGGCCTGGCGCGCGCCGAGGCGCTGCAGCGGGCCGAACGCCTGCTGGCCAAGGTGGGCCTGTCGGCCAAGCGCGACAGCTACCCGGCACGCCTGTCGGGCGGGCAGAAGCAGCGCGTGGCCATCGCCCGCGCGCTGGCCATGGAGCCCGAGATCATGCTGTTTGACGAGCCCACCAGTGCGCTGGACCCGGAGCTGACCGGCGAGGTGCTGCGCACCATGCGCGAGCTGGCCGATGAACGCATGACCATGCTGGTGGTGACCCACGAGATGGGTTTTGCGCGCGAGGTGGCGCACACCGTGGCCTTCATGGACGAGGGCGAGCTGGTGGTGCAGCGCGCGGCCCGCGAGTTCTTTGCCGATCCGGGGCACGAGCGTGCCCAGGCCTTTCTGGACCACATGCTCTGAACTCTGGCGAGCGGCCGGCTTGGCCGCGCGCTTGCGGGTGCGCCGCGCCCGGAACGGGGCGGGATTACAGTGTGGCTCCGTATGCAAGTGCATCTCGCCATGCCGGCACGCGTCGGCCTGATTTTTTTCCTGCTTGCCGGATCCGTGGCTGCGAACGCCCAAAGCGGCGGGGATGCGCTGGGCTGGAACGACGAGCCGCCCGCAATCATGCGCTGGCTGGACGAAGGCTACGCCGCCGAGTACCGCGGCGCGCGGACTCTGGCAGAACAACGCTACTGCGCGGCGGCCCGCGAGGGCAGCCTGGAGGGGCAATATCGCCTGGGCCGCCTGCTGCTGCTGGGTGGCGCGCAGAGCGACCACGTGGCGGCGACCACGCTGCTGGCCCTGGCTGCCCGGCTCGGGCATGAAAAGGCCCGGGTGTTGCTGGCCGGCCAGGCGCCGGGCGATCAGCTGCCGGACTGCCTGCGCCCCGGTGAGCCACCCGCGCCCGCCGTGCAAAGCACCGTGGTGTCGGCCGAGGAGGTCGAGCGTTACGTGGCGGGCCTGGCACCATGGCAGCGCCGCCAGGCGCGCCTGATCGAGCGCCTGGCACCGCGCTTTGAGGTGGATCCACGCCTGGCGCTGGCCATTGTTCGGGCGGAATCGAATTTCGATCCGCTCGCGCTCTCGCCGCGCAACGCCCAGGGCCTGATGCAGTTGATTCCGGAGACCGCCGAGCGCTATGGCGTGCGCGACGTCTGGAACGCGGAGCAAAACGCGCGCGGCGGCCTGGCGCATCTGCGCTGGCTGCTGCAGCGATTCGAAGGCGACGTGGCCCTGGTGTCCGCGGCGTACAACGCGGGCGAGGGCGCGGTCAAACGCAGCGGCGGCGTGCCGCCCTTCGCAGAAACGCGCGAGTACGTCAGGCGCGTGCTTGCGTTCTATCGCGCCAGGCACCATGTGGCGCCCGGCGCGCAGGCCTTCGCGAAGCGCCGCTGAGCCATCTGATCGGCCAGCGGGGGCGTCTCGTGCCTGTGCCGTCAGCTGAAGAAGCTGCGCTTCAGGCGCTCGGTCCAGCTCTCGGTCGAGGGCGAGTGCTTGGCGCCGCCTTTCTTCAGCGACTCTTCCAGCTCGCGCAGGAGCTTCCTCTGGTACTCGGTGAGCTTGACCGGCGTCTCGACCACGATGTGGCAGTACAGGTCACCCGGGTAGCTTGCGCGTATGCCCTTGATGCCCTTGCCGCGCAGGCGAAACTGCTTGCCGGCCTGCGTGCCCTCGGGGATGTCGATGGCCGCCTTCCCGCCCAGGGTGGGCACCTCGATCTCGCCGCCTAGCGCCGCGGTGATGAAACTCACCGGCACCTGGCAGTGCAGGTCGTCGCCGTCGCGCTCGAAGATGTCGTGTTTCTTGATGCGGATCTCGATATAGAGGTCGCCGGGTGGTCCGCCGTTGGTGCCGGGCTCGCCATTGCCGGTGGAGCGGATGCGCATGCCGTCGTCGATGCCGGCGGGGATCTTCACTTCCAGCGTCTTCTGCTGCTTGATCTTGCCCTGGCCGTGGCAGGTGGTGCAGGGGTCGGTGATCACCTTGCCCGCGCCGCGGCAGTGCGGACAGGTCTGCTGCACGCTGAAAAACCCCTGGCGCATCTGCACCACGCCGCTGCCCTGGCAGGTGTTGCAGGTCTTGGGGCTGGTGCCGGGCTTGGCGCCGCTGCCGTGGCAGGTGTCGCAGTTGTCCCAGCTCGGAATGCGAATCTGCGCGTCCTTGCCGCTCGCCGCCTCTTCCAGCGTGACCTCCATGGCGTAGGACAGGTCGCTGCCGCGGTACACCTGCCGCCCGCCCCGGCCCGCGCGCTGCCCGCCGAACATGTCGCCGAAGATGTCGCCAAAGGCCTCGGCAAAACCGCCGAAGCCTTCCGCGCCGCCCATGCCCCCGCGCATGTTCGGGTCCACGCCCGCATGCCCGTACTGGTCGTAGGCTGCGCGCCTTTGGCCGTCGGAGAGCATCTCGTAGGCCTCCTTGGCCTCCTTGAATTTCTCTTCCGCCGTCCTGGCGGCGTCACCCTGGTTGCGGTCGGGGTGGTACTTCATCGCAAGTTTGCGATAAGCCTTCTTGATCTCGTCTTCGCTGGCGTTCTTGGGAACGCCCAGGACTTCGTAATAGTCGCGTTTGCTGGCCATGGGCTGATCGCTGTTCCTGGTTCACCGCAGGGGATGGCGCGGCGATTGCAACGCGGCGCCCCTCCTCACCTGCTCACTTGCACCAGCGCAAAGGGCGGCCAGGCACGCAGCCTGCCGCCCTGAGGCTGCCTGGGCTGGATTCAGCCCTTCTTGACTTCCTTGACTTCCGCGTCCACGACGTTGTCGTCGTCCGCGGCCGCGGACGGCTGGGCCGGCGGCTCGCCACCGGGCGCGGCTCCCGCCGCGGCGCCGGCCTGGGCGGCAGCGTCGGCATACATCTTCTCGCCCAGCTTCTGGCTTGCGGTCATCAGGGCATTGGTCTTGTCCTCGATCGCCGCCTTGTCCTCGCCCTTGAGGGCTTCTTCCAGCTCCTTGACCGCGGCTTCGACCTTTTCCTTCTCGCCCGCCTCAAGCTTGTCGCCGTGCTCGGCGAGCGCCTTCTGCGTGCTGTGCACCGCCGCTTCGCCCTGGTTGCGCGCCTGCACGAGTTCGAGCTTCTTCTTGTCGTCGGCGGCGTTGAGCTCGGCGTCCTTGACCATCTTCTGGATCTCTTCCTCGGACAGGCCCGAAGACGCCTTGATGGTGATCTTGTTTTCCTTGCCCGTGCCCTTGTCCTTGGCACCCACGTGCAGGATGCCGTTGGCGTCGATGTCGAAACTCACCTCGATCTGGGGCGTGCCGCGCGATGCGGGCGGAATGCCTTCCAGATTGAACTCGCCCAGCAGCTTGTTGGCCGTGGCGATCTCGCGCTCGCCCTGGTAGACCTTGATCGTCACCGCGGGCTGGTTGTCCTCGGCGGTGGAGAAGGTCTGGGCGAACTTGGTCGGAATGGTGGTGTTCTTGGTGATCATCTTGGTCATGACGCCACCCAGGGTCTCGATGCCCAGCGACAGCGGCGTCACGTCCAGCAGCAGCACGTCCTTGCGGTCGCCCGAGAGCACCTGGCCCTGCACGGCCGCGCCCACGGCCACGGCTTCGTCGGGGTTCACGTCCTTGCGCGGCTCCTTGCCGAAGAACTCCTTGACCTGCTCCTGCACCTTGGGCATGCGCGTCATGCCGCCGACCAGGATCACGTCGTTGATGTCGCTCACGCTGATGCCCGCATCCTTGATGGCGGTGCGGCACGGGCCTATGGTGCGCTCGATCAGGTCCTCGACCAGGCTTTCGAGCTTGGCGCGCGTGAGCTTGATGTTCAGGTGCTTGGGGCCCGAGGCATCGGCCGTAATGTAGGGCAGGTTGATGTCGGTCTGCGCGGAGTTGGACAGCTCGATCTTGGCCTTCTCTGCCGCTTCTTTCAGACGCTGCAGCGCGAGCACGTC
This portion of the Comamonas flocculans genome encodes:
- a CDS encoding amino acid ABC transporter ATP-binding protein, with amino-acid sequence MPAMTPDVPMIAAAQLKKRFGSNEVLRGVSLSVAHGEVVALIGPSGSGKSTFLRCLNQLETIDAGEIRIAGELLVGTDAQGQCRYAPEAEARRLCRKSGMVFQHFNLFPHLTVLENLIEAPMVVAGLARAEALQRAERLLAKVGLSAKRDSYPARLSGGQKQRVAIARALAMEPEIMLFDEPTSALDPELTGEVLRTMRELADERMTMLVVTHEMGFAREVAHTVAFMDEGELVVQRAAREFFADPGHERAQAFLDHML
- a CDS encoding lytic transglycosylase domain-containing protein, which codes for MPARVGLIFFLLAGSVAANAQSGGDALGWNDEPPAIMRWLDEGYAAEYRGARTLAEQRYCAAAREGSLEGQYRLGRLLLLGGAQSDHVAATTLLALAARLGHEKARVLLAGQAPGDQLPDCLRPGEPPAPAVQSTVVSAEEVERYVAGLAPWQRRQARLIERLAPRFEVDPRLALAIVRAESNFDPLALSPRNAQGLMQLIPETAERYGVRDVWNAEQNARGGLAHLRWLLQRFEGDVALVSAAYNAGEGAVKRSGGVPPFAETREYVRRVLAFYRARHHVAPGAQAFAKRR
- the dnaJ gene encoding molecular chaperone DnaJ is translated as MASKRDYYEVLGVPKNASEDEIKKAYRKLAMKYHPDRNQGDAARTAEEKFKEAKEAYEMLSDGQRRAAYDQYGHAGVDPNMRGGMGGAEGFGGFAEAFGDIFGDMFGGQRAGRGGRQVYRGSDLSYAMEVTLEEAASGKDAQIRIPSWDNCDTCHGSGAKPGTSPKTCNTCQGSGVVQMRQGFFSVQQTCPHCRGAGKVITDPCTTCHGQGKIKQQKTLEVKIPAGIDDGMRIRSTGNGEPGTNGGPPGDLYIEIRIKKHDIFERDGDDLHCQVPVSFITAALGGEIEVPTLGGKAAIDIPEGTQAGKQFRLRGKGIKGIRASYPGDLYCHIVVETPVKLTEYQRKLLRELEESLKKGGAKHSPSTESWTERLKRSFFS
- the dnaK gene encoding molecular chaperone DnaK, which produces MGKIIGIDLGTTNSCVAIMEGNATRVIENSEGARTTPSIVAYQDDGEILVGASAKRQAVTNPKNTIYAVKRLIGRKYDDKEVQKDLGLAPFAIIKADNGDAWVQVRDQKLAPPQISAETLRKMKKTAEDYLGEPVTEAVITVPAYFNDSQRQATKDAGRIAGLEVKRIINEPTAAALAFGLDKQGKGDRKIVVYDLGGGTFDVSVIEIADVDGEKQFEVLATNGDTFLGGEDFDQRIIDYIIGEFKKDQGVDLKADVLALQRLKEAAEKAKIELSNSAQTDINLPYITADASGPKHLNIKLTRAKLESLVEDLIERTIGPCRTAIKDAGISVSDINDVILVGGMTRMPKVQEQVKEFFGKEPRKDVNPDEAVAVGAAVQGQVLSGDRKDVLLLDVTPLSLGIETLGGVMTKMITKNTTIPTKFAQTFSTAEDNQPAVTIKVYQGEREIATANKLLGEFNLEGIPPASRGTPQIEVSFDIDANGILHVGAKDKGTGKENKITIKASSGLSEEEIQKMVKDAELNAADDKKKLELVQARNQGEAAVHSTQKALAEHGDKLEAGEKEKVEAAVKELEEALKGEDKAAIEDKTNALMTASQKLGEKMYADAAAQAGAAAGAAPGGEPPAQPSAAADDDNVVDAEVKEVKKG